Genomic DNA from Oreochromis aureus strain Israel breed Guangdong linkage group 13, ZZ_aureus, whole genome shotgun sequence:
TATGGGAATAGTGCATGCTGACCTCAAACCTGCCAACATAATGGTTGTGAATCGCCATGAGTCTCCTGTCAAAGTCAAACTTATAGACTTTGGCATCGCATGTAACACTTCTGCAGTGATTACTGGTGGTACTGTGGGGACAATTGGTTATTGTGCACCTGAGATTATGCTTGGCACTCCATATGATGAAGCAATTGACATGTGGTCTCTGgggctggtagctgtggagcttgctACAGGGGTGCCTCTCTATCCTGGGGAAGACgattatgatgttttgaaattcataatTGAAACCCAGGGTCAGCTACCAGATCATCTTCTAGAGTCTGGCTTGTACACTAATTGCTACTTCATCGAAGATAACTACAACGAACAgcgctggacatttaagacCAAAGAACAATTTCAATACGAGACAGATTATCAATCCAAGGAAACTCGATATATAAAACTTAAGCGTCTCGATGACCTCGAACAACTACTGAAGGTAAGGCGAGGACCTGAAAATGGCCAACAATTATTTGTCAGGCTAATCAAACAGATGTTGGCCTTGGATGCAAATCAGCGCATAACACCCTTGGAGGTTCTGAAGCATCCCTTTTTGAACCCTGGCTTCTCAAGGAGTGCCCCCTGTACTGACATGAATAGCACAGGGGGAGAAAACCTTGTGGTCTCTCAGCAGCCTTCAAGCTGGAAAAGTCAAGGATcgcaaaaattcaactgcagtTTCCAAAACTCAGTTGAATATCCTCAAAATGGACACGTCAACACCTCAGCCAACCCATCTTCCTCTGAAGATGATCTTGAAATATCTGAAGGGACCATTTTGGGAGATCACCACATGGTAGAGTCTTTCCTTGAGAAGGAGGCTTTGGTGTTGTAACCAGGTGTCGcaatacaaaaacaaccaaattgtggctattaaagtcaacaagagcGACCCTGAAATTCTGCAACAGGCAAAACATGAaattttcatcctggagcagctgcgACGCTTGGATCCAGACAGGTGCAACATTGTTGAATGGAACGGCTATTTCCTCGATGGAGCGCGTATTTGTTTAAATTTTGAACTCCTCGATCAAAGCCTGTGGGACTACATAGGGGCTGGAATAACCAGGGTCTCCCAATAAGAGAACTCAGGCCAATTTTGCATCAGATCGCAAATGCTCTGTTCCACCTGGGTTCTGTGGGAATAGTGCATGCTGACCTCAAACCTGCCAACATAATGGTTGTGAATCGCCATGAGTCTCCCATCAAAGTCAAACTTATAGACTTTGGCCTCACATGTCCCGCTTCTGCACTGATTCCTGGTTACCGTGTGGGGACGGTTGGTTATTGTGCACCCGAGGTTATGCTTGGCATTCCATATGATGAAGCAATTGACATGTGGGCTCTGgggctggtagctgtggagcttgctACAGGGGTGCCTCTCTATCCTGGGCAAGACgattatgatgttttgaaattcataatTGAAACTCAGGGTCAGCTACCAGATCATCTTCTAGAGTCTGGCTTGTACACTCATTACTATTTCATCGAAGATAACTACTACGAACAgcgctggacatttaagacCAAAGAACAATTTCAATACGAGACAAATTATCAATCCCAGGAAACTCGATATATAAAACTTAAGTGTCTCGATGACCTTGAACAACTACTGAAGGTAAGGCGAGGACCTGAAAATGGCCAACCATTATTTGTCAGGCTAATCAAACAGATGTTGGCCTTGGATGCAAATCAGCGCATAACACCTTTGGAGGTTCTGAAGCATCCCTTTTTCAACCCTGGCCTCTCTAGGAGACCACCCTGCACTGACATGAATAGCACAGGGTATGAAACCTTGTGCTTTCTCAGcaatcatctgattgttggggttgcCAAAACTCTAGGGAAGCTAgcaattctttttttaaaaaagcccaaaataataacaacaaaaacaaccaatgAATATGGTCTTAAAATTAGGCACAATTTGGCTTAAATTCCATTGATTAATCTGTGGAGCAGCAGTCAACTTACCATCACATCAGTCCTTCAATCAGACCTACAACaactgtcttccttctctcaccccaaccggtcgcagcagatggccgccctcctgagcctggttctgctggaggtttcttcctattaaagggagtttttcctcccactgtcgccaaagtgcttgctcataggggtcatatgattgttgggttctctgtatgtattattgtagggtctacctta
This window encodes:
- the LOC120443416 gene encoding homeodomain-interacting protein kinase 3-like; protein product: MGIVHADLKPANIMVVNRHESPVKVKLIDFGIACNTSAVITGGTVGTIGYCAPEIMLGTPYDEAIDMWSLGLVAVELATGVPLYPGEDDYDVLKFIIETQGQLPDHLLESGLYTNCYFIEDNYNEQRWTFKTKEQFQYETDYQSKETRYIKLKRLDDLEQLLKVRRGPENGQQLFVRLIKQMLALDANQRITPLEVLKHPFLNPGFSRSAPCTDMNSTGGENLVVSQQPSSWKSQGSQKFNCSFQNSVEYPQNGHVNTSANPSSSEDDLEISEGTILGDHHMVESFLEKEALVL